The DNA sequence GAGATGGGGGACTTCCGGCAACTTGACGCGCCGAAGGCTGTGGTCGTCGCGGAGAAGTGGGACTTCGGGCGAATCGACTGGGACGCGATGTTCCGCTCAATCGACTGCTCTCTCGTTGACCTCGACGAATTGGATCAGCTCGTCTCACGAGTCAAGGAGTGACAGACTGACTCCGCAGTCTCGACTCCTTTCAGACTACCAGCCGCCGTCGAGGAGGTTCTGGAGGTTCTGCTGCGTGTTCCTGTCTTCTCGGACTTCGAAGTCGGAAGACGCTGCGATCATCCGCATCGACTCCATAGCAGATTCGTCACGAGGAACGTACTCGGCGACTGAGTTGTCTTCGTCGCTCTGCTGCTTCTGCAGGATTCGCCCGCTCTCGTCCCCGAACTGGACGATGTAGTAGTGTCGTCCCTCGTCGTCGACGAACTCTTTGACCGCGCCACTTCGTTCGAAGGCTTGACCGTGACTACCCATAGCTAGCAGTTAAATTACTACTTGTTTATAGCTACTCCCGGACCAGCTGAGATAACGTTAAGGTGCTACTGAGGGACTGACTAATTTGAACAGCGAATGGACGTAGAGCGTCTACTCGAGGAGGGGAACATCGAGACCTCGACCGTCGAGATCAAGCACGAGAACGTCGACAACGAGAAGATCGTGAAAGAGATCGTGGCGTTCTCGAACAAGGGTAGTGGATCTGTTCTAGTTGGAATCGCAGAGGGAGATGATGGCCCCGTTGTAACCGGTGTGACGGACCTCCAGAAACTTGAGGAAGAAGTTAGTCAAACGTTGAGCCGCCACGTTTCGCCACGTCTTGAGCCTGAAATCGAAGTCCACCACATCGATGGAGGGGACGTAGTCGAGTTTCAAGCACGTGGCGATTCCGCCGTTCGGAGCTTCGGCATCGACCCGCCACGGTTCCCCATCCGTCAAGGCTCTACGACGACGTATCTCGATGGAAGCGACCTCAGGCATCGGTACAGCACTTACTCGGAAGAGCAACCTACCGAAGATTCCCAGACCGAGGCAGACTCTGAAGTAGAGTTCAAGCAACTCCCATCGAAGCAGCACTGGCACGACCACGGCCCACACTACATCCCGAAGCCCGATGGCCACATCGCTCACCTCTGCACCTTCGGGGAAATGTATGTTCCCCGCGATCCGGTGCGCGTAACCGCGTCAGGACATCGACCGGATTTCCAGACTCTCGAACACAACCTTTCCTATCTGGCCGATACATTCGCCCTTCAGGACATCCAGGGCCACTTTACAATCAACCAGGAGAACGGAGCATGGATTGGGGCCGGTCTCTCAAACTTCCTTGACGCAATCAAATCACAACAGTAGCGGTATGAGGCGGCGGATCTTCACCCCAAGAATCTCTACAAGTGCGAGGAAGCGGTCTTCGTTGCGAATCCTGACCTCCCATATTCGGAGTCGTTACTCGTGATATACGCTGAGCCGTGGGTCTCGAACGACTTCTGTAGGCACTTCAAAGTCGTGCTGTTGACCAATGGATATCCAATCGACACCCGCCCACTCAACGAACTTGGCGACGAATCCAACCTGAACTTCGGCACAGCGGAGTCGATAACGGTGTCGAGTACCGGACTTGCTCGTCCCGAGAGGATGCCTGTGCAGCCTGTTGAGCAGGTCCAAGGACAAACGTCAGATCCTGTGAGCGAGGGAAACGAGATTATTGGATACCTCCTCGAAAATCCGTTCGAGGGCGATGAAGAGGCGATTTCGAGACACTTGGACTCGAGCGTTTCGACTCCGCTCTCTGAATTTTCGCACCTCTACGGGCACTTTCTACAGCTCCCGCCTGCGGACTTTGACAAGCCTGAGCCGGCTCACTTCCAAGTTTACGACTACGACGAGTTCGCCAATATTCCCCTCGATGCAGTCCACGTAGACTTCCAGCTGGATTGGTAACTCTCTCGTTCGGCTATGTTGACTCAGACTGTCCGCGCCCACTCGCAGTTAGTGCAGGAGAGGCGATGCCAGTCGTCACCCTGGAACCCGTCCTTTCTCTTCTTCGACTACGTTTTCGCCGCGCTCGGGACAACTATCTCGCTTGATTTCGTTGGCGACAGGGTCACTTCCCATACTCGAACGTCGGTCCTCTCCCTGTAGAGCTTCTTCAACCGCGGTGAAACTGGACGGCGAAGCGTCGTCGACCACATTAGGACTTTATCTGAGGGAGCGCGTACTGTGAGTTAGGTCCGTTAGTTATGTCCGCAATTTCTGGTCCGAACGGCCCCGAAGGGGCGGCCGAGCAGCTCAAGCAGTTCTCGGACCAGTTCGTCGAAGACCTGAATCGAATTCCAGGCGTCGACGAGGAGGTCATCAAGCAGGTTCTTCAGGGAGTATGTGAGGCCCCTCCCGAGAAACGCTTCACTGACTCGATGCGCATCTTCAGAGAGGAACTTCAGGGCAAGATTGGGGAAGACCTCAACTCCTCCGATTTCGAAATTCAGGTCGTGGAACGACTGGTTCCAGTCCTGTTCGACCGATTGAACCCAGACATCGAAGAGGTTCAAGAGGACTTCCTAGAGGTTGTCGTTGCGAATCGTGAGGCGGCGGAAGTGTCGCTGATACTGACGGTGTTCCTCGAGAAACTATCTGATTCACTGACTTCGTTGTACGAGAGGAGTCTTACTGACGAAACGGAGGTCGACGAACTGCTCCCCTCGATTCTGATAGCGTTGAACGGCCGCCTCGTAACCTTCCAAGAAGACGGCGTTGACACCCTCTACAAGGACTTGATCGAGGATATCGTGTACGCTAACTACTACCTTGCCGAGGCAACCGACCGTCCGACCCCGACTCATCCATCTAAACTCTCCGACGGCCGCATGCGTAAGCAAGTCCTCACGACTGGTGCGACGAAGGCGTACCGGGAACTGGACATCTCACTGAGCCGCGGTGCAGAACTCGCGGGGATGTCTCTCGACGAGTTCGAAGCGGCGCTCTCCCAGCAAGGCATCCAGCCCGCGCAGGGTCCGGACGCCGACGAAGAGTTGTACGACGAGAGCGAGGACTGGTTCTAGCGTCGATGGTAGCCTCCCCGATCGTCCTCAACACTGGCGTCCTCAGTTCATTCCTCCTCGCGGGCTGGTTCGAGAACCTCAACATCTCAAGGATTGAAGCATCCGCCACGAACACTTCGATAACGGTGAGTGGTGTTCCGGACGAACCTGTGAAGGATTGAAGCACCGTTGACGGAAAAACTCGGTAGTCCGCGATTCTGTTCTAGACGAACTATGAAGCGTTGATTCGTTCCGTCCAGATTTGTCGTTCCGCTTTGAATCCAAACCAGAATGCGGTGAGTAATATTGGAATTGCGATACGGGTTGTCAGCCCACTCAATGCCAACAGCGACCACGATCCAAGCGCGACGAAATAACCCGCTGAATTTGTCGAGGTCGTCGCGCCGGAGGTGAAAATCAGAACCGCACCGATCCCGTTTACGCCCGCCAAGACCACCGAGACACGACCAGAAAACACCAGTAAACCGTATGCCCCCACGATACACAGAACGATTCCGAGCAGATCGCGTGAGACAATTGAGCGGAGGGGCAAGCCACCAGCGTCAGGCGGATCTGTCTCCGAGGCCTCATTCATAGGAGGACAACTGAGAGGAGGAAATAAAACGTGACCGAAGAGTTTGCTATGTCTGCTCTCTGAACTACCCATAGGTTTAGCGTGCAATCGGACGGTTCACACGAGAACTCGCTTCCCGAGATTCAGATGAGCCACGTACAGACAGTTCAACTATCGCCGAATTCGATGATAGCAGCCCCGAGGACGTAAAACGGGAATAAGAACAGAATCATCAAAACGGGAATTACGATAAAGTCAGGCGTATCTATGTCTCCTGTCACGTATACCTGTGCAGCTAGCAGGTAGATGATTGCGGCGAGGAACAGCTCTGTTCGGTCCATACGTTCGCAAAAGAGCCTGAGTTTATCATCATTGCGCGTCTAGCTGGATGCAACGGGAGGAAAACCGGGTTTGGCGGAGTACAGGAAGTCTCGTCCTCGGGACTGACTCCGCTCTGCAAGCAGTTTTGTACCTCATCGGTTTTCTATCGGGCTAACCCAGAGAATAGAGCCTATGACGGGGCGCCATGGCGTCCACGCCGTGGAGGGGGAGGGGCAATGTGCTGGAGGGCTACTCCGGCTCGACGACATCCTCACACGAGGGACACTCTGCCCAGACGCCGTCAGTTCCGTCGTCTTTCGTGTATTCAACAAGCAGCCATGCGTGAGAAATTGGTTCGCCGCAGTTCGGACACTGACCAAGCGACAAGTCATCGGGAGGCATGCCTAGGGGGTGGAAGGAGCGTGTGACAGGTCCTTCACGTGGGGTTCATTCGGTTCGGATGGTAAGCCTTTGGCGGATTCGCTGGTCGTACACCCGCGGATTTCCGGGGATGGGGCTGGATGGGATATTGAAGGCCTTCAAGAGATTGTTCATGGATCGGGGTGTTGCTAGTTTCGCCGGGCGAAACATACTTTTCATGCTGAGAGAGTGGCTAGGTGTGAATCGGCGGGCATTTCTCTCTAAGTTACGACTCGGAACAGTGGCTGCCGTCGGTGGAACTCTCGCAGGATGTTCCACTGGTAACGGTCAGGATAACGATCAAGATAGTCCGCCTGTAGACCGCCAGTTCAGGTATTTTTTCAGCGATGAGTCGGGGACGCTGGGGGGTGTTGGTGACCATAACCAGCCACCAGATGACGTGAATGAGTGGCAGATTATCGAGAATACACGGACCGAGGATGAATGGCGTGATCTCCGATTAAACGACGTTGCATATGCTGAAGCATACATGGCCGGTGAGACGGTTCAACCAACAGACGGGACGCCTGGAACGCCAGCGGAAATCGTTACGCGGACACAAGAGCTGTACGAGGCGACTGACGAAACCGGTCCTGTCGCATTTACGAATGCGTTGATCGCTGCTGAGGACGAAGTCTCAAGTGCAGATTTCCCCGGTGAGATCGTCCCGAATATCGCAGAACACGCAATATCAGAACTCGGGTATAACTTCCCAGCGTATAGTCTCACTTCAACGCGGGCGGTTCATCCTGTATCAGCCGACTACGACGGTGTCAAGCCGGAGACAGTCCGGGAGACAGGCGTTGGTGCACCGATTGCTCCGGAACGGGTCGGTACCTTTGGCGAAATGCGGACAACCCTGTACTTGTTGATGTTCAAGGATAACGATGGGTTCCAAATACGGTACGTCAATCGGCCAGGATTCAGCCCCTGGTATTTACGTGATACACTTCGGAAGCCTTCGAAAAGTGTCTACCGGGAACCGCTAAGCAAGGATTACTTCTCCATGACGGGAACACAGGGGCGAGCACTCAAACAGTATCCCGAACACTTCGTCACTGCTCTGGATTACCGGAAGGCAGTAAAAATGCGCCAGCAAGGACTCCTCAAAGATGGAGAGTTCCGAAAAGCTCTGATTGGCACCCTATTATCGATGGTAGATAACGGGGGCAATGACGAGAGCATTCCCGCAGGAGCAGTCCTCGGCTGTAACGGTAATCGTGGCTATCAAATCGAATCGTTGACTCACGAGTTTGGCACGTCTATCGAGGACTTTATCGTGAATCCCTCATCTGACCGGGCAGAGCAGTTTGTTGGACTTGGACGCGCGATATACTTGATATTTGAGACGGAATTTGGGGAAGATTACAAAGGCGACCCCAAGTTCGGCTACAACCAACCCCTCAAAATAACGGGAACCCTAGCCGCTCCCGAACTGTACCATCGCCCAGAACAATGCTAACAGTCGTTGCAAATTCGAGTTCTGTATTCAGCGTGGACGACGCCAGCAGGCCGTTCCACGCCGACTTACTC is a window from the Halobacterium hubeiense genome containing:
- a CDS encoding phage terminase large subunit family protein — translated: MPPDDLSLGQCPNCGEPISHAWLLVEYTKDDGTDGVWAECPSCEDVVEPE
- a CDS encoding UPF0175 family protein, with translation MSAISGPNGPEGAAEQLKQFSDQFVEDLNRIPGVDEEVIKQVLQGVCEAPPEKRFTDSMRIFREELQGKIGEDLNSSDFEIQVVERLVPVLFDRLNPDIEEVQEDFLEVVVANREAAEVSLILTVFLEKLSDSLTSLYERSLTDETEVDELLPSILIALNGRLVTFQEDGVDTLYKDLIEDIVYANYYLAEATDRPTPTHPSKLSDGRMRKQVLTTGATKAYRELDISLSRGAELAGMSLDEFEAALSQQGIQPAQGPDADEELYDESEDWF
- a CDS encoding AlbA family DNA-binding domain-containing protein; amino-acid sequence: MDVERLLEEGNIETSTVEIKHENVDNEKIVKEIVAFSNKGSGSVLVGIAEGDDGPVVTGVTDLQKLEEEVSQTLSRHVSPRLEPEIEVHHIDGGDVVEFQARGDSAVRSFGIDPPRFPIRQGSTTTYLDGSDLRHRYSTYSEEQPTEDSQTEADSEVEFKQLPSKQHWHDHGPHYIPKPDGHIAHLCTFGEMYVPRDPVRVTASGHRPDFQTLEHNLSYLADTFALQDIQGHFTINQENGAWIGAGLSNFLDAIKSQQ